One genomic region from Aneurinibacillus sp. REN35 encodes:
- a CDS encoding MFS transporter has protein sequence MSNLFRNRFVQIILLSGLFLQVGIWVRNFAILLYVMERTGGDPIAISMISVAEFAPIFIFSFIGGTFADRWRPKRTMIWCDILSAVSVFVVLLTLVFGTWKAVFFATLVSAILSQFSQPSGMKLFKMHVPAEQMQAGMSMYQTMFTIFMILGPMLGTFVFQTFGINIAIAIMGIAFLLSAGVLLFLPPDHLPDTEKPKDTLRQDMASGIRYVLSKKVLTLLGLCFMAAGLGLGLIQPLSIFLVTERLGLDKEFLQWLLTINGIGMFLSGALVMIFAKSVAPQKLLMLGMFIDVVGISLSGFSTQLWLTLAAQFICGMALPCIQIGINTLILQHTEGDFIGRVNGILSPLFVGSMVVTMSIAGMLKEMLSLTVLFQVAALLFAVGLLFILPLSRSYAQKEAIEPLTEKGA, from the coding sequence ATGTCTAATTTATTTCGAAATCGATTTGTACAGATTATCTTGCTTTCCGGTTTGTTCTTGCAAGTGGGAATCTGGGTGCGCAATTTTGCAATTCTACTCTATGTTATGGAACGCACAGGAGGCGATCCTATCGCCATCTCTATGATTTCGGTAGCTGAGTTTGCGCCCATTTTTATTTTCTCCTTTATCGGCGGCACATTTGCTGATCGCTGGCGTCCGAAGCGTACGATGATCTGGTGTGATATTCTAAGCGCCGTGTCTGTATTTGTCGTGCTGCTAACGCTTGTATTCGGCACATGGAAAGCTGTGTTTTTTGCTACGCTGGTTTCAGCCATTCTCTCACAATTCTCACAACCGTCAGGGATGAAGCTCTTTAAAATGCATGTACCTGCCGAACAGATGCAGGCGGGGATGTCCATGTATCAGACAATGTTTACGATATTTATGATTCTCGGTCCTATGCTTGGAACGTTTGTGTTCCAAACATTCGGTATTAACATAGCAATCGCTATCATGGGTATCGCGTTCCTGCTTTCAGCCGGTGTGCTTCTATTCTTGCCTCCCGACCATCTGCCGGATACAGAGAAACCTAAGGACACGTTGCGTCAGGATATGGCAAGCGGCATTCGGTATGTGTTATCGAAAAAAGTACTGACGCTGCTTGGTTTATGCTTTATGGCAGCAGGTCTCGGTCTTGGTCTGATTCAGCCGCTCAGTATCTTTCTTGTGACCGAGCGGCTTGGCTTGGATAAAGAGTTTCTTCAGTGGCTGTTAACAATCAATGGGATTGGTATGTTTTTGAGCGGCGCACTTGTGATGATATTCGCTAAATCAGTGGCTCCGCAGAAGCTTTTGATGCTAGGGATGTTCATAGATGTCGTCGGCATTAGTTTATCTGGCTTCTCTACTCAGCTATGGCTTACGCTTGCCGCGCAGTTTATCTGTGGCATGGCTCTGCCGTGCATTCAGATTGGAATCAATACATTGATTCTGCAGCATACGGAAGGCGACTTTATCGGCAGGGTAAATGGCATTTTAAGCCCGCTGTTTGTCGGTTCCATGGTCGTCACGATGAGTATAGCCGGTATGTTGAAGGAGATGCTTTCACTTACGGTTTTGTTCCAGGTTGCAGCACTGCTGTTTGCCGTTGGTCTGCTCTTTATTCTACCGCTATCTCGTTCATATGCACAGAAAGAAGCGATAGAGCCGCTCACTGAAAAAGGAGCATAA
- a CDS encoding formate/nitrite transporter family protein, with product MAYHTPQRIAEITVETGIKKANLPIGPVLLLGFLAGAFIAFGFLLDIRVTADLPKEVWGSYSAFLGGAVFPVGLIFVVIAGGELLTGNMMTVAMARFSGKIRTTQLARNWALITVSNFVGSIFVAYLFGHVVGLTEIGPYLHKTVAIASSKLDESFVQAFISGIGANWLVCLAVWLAYAAEDVVSKIVAIWFPIMAFVAIGFQHSVANMFVIPAAIFAGHFKWLDYIGNFIPVFLGNAVGGALFVAGIYYMAYLRTATD from the coding sequence ATGGCCTATCATACACCACAGAGAATTGCAGAAATTACGGTAGAAACTGGGATCAAAAAAGCGAACCTGCCTATAGGTCCTGTGCTGCTGCTGGGCTTTTTGGCAGGTGCGTTTATTGCATTTGGTTTTCTGCTCGATATTCGTGTTACCGCTGATTTGCCAAAAGAAGTTTGGGGTTCTTATTCCGCGTTTTTAGGAGGCGCAGTGTTCCCGGTGGGTCTAATTTTTGTCGTGATTGCCGGTGGAGAGCTGCTAACCGGCAATATGATGACGGTTGCGATGGCAAGATTCTCCGGGAAGATTAGAACCACACAGCTTGCCCGCAATTGGGCATTGATTACTGTCAGTAATTTTGTCGGCTCGATTTTTGTCGCCTATTTATTCGGACATGTAGTAGGGTTGACAGAAATAGGTCCTTATCTACATAAAACAGTAGCGATCGCATCGTCTAAGCTTGATGAAAGCTTTGTGCAGGCCTTCATCTCGGGGATCGGGGCAAATTGGTTGGTCTGTCTCGCAGTATGGCTGGCATATGCCGCAGAAGATGTCGTAAGTAAGATTGTTGCCATCTGGTTTCCGATTATGGCGTTTGTCGCCATCGGCTTTCAGCATAGCGTAGCCAATATGTTTGTGATTCCGGCTGCTATTTTTGCAGGTCACTTCAAATGGCTGGACTATATCGGAAACTTTATTCCGGTTTTTTTGGGAAATGCGGTCGGTGGTGCGCTATTCGTTGCAGGGATATATTACATGGCCTATCTACGGACTGCGACAGATTAA
- a CDS encoding methionine aminopeptidase has protein sequence MRFLHALTEWRATRYEKNMEKMKAQGKCPACRGNGLHPLPIHEFAYVSLYDCPGCSGSGLYSDWAAMNGQTD, from the coding sequence ATGCGATTTCTTCATGCCCTAACCGAGTGGAGGGCTACACGATATGAAAAAAATATGGAAAAGATGAAGGCACAAGGTAAATGCCCCGCTTGTCGCGGAAACGGATTACATCCACTTCCCATCCATGAGTTCGCCTACGTCAGCCTCTATGATTGTCCCGGGTGCAGCGGAAGCGGATTGTATTCGGATTGGGCCGCGATGAACGGACAGACCGATTAA
- a CDS encoding pirin family protein: MKTNVYPPSQQAFGAFDGGKITEQKPIGFPGEGSAVQRVGPLFYWSWFHAPKEGFIPAHPHQGFEILTYVVHGKAEHSDSLGTKSVVGIGGVQVMQTGSGVYHEERMIGPDAEGFQIWFEPHLKEAFKQSPTYHQMEHEDFPAHSEHGVHTKTVIGQGSPVSLTTDAKMWDVHISAGQVHRPPLSSGYTLAALTIKGSGIWYEEGQNAAPTAFTEKDFTVLQAESNTKVVVAADAMQDVRLILVEVPIDPGYPLYPAR; the protein is encoded by the coding sequence ATGAAAACCAATGTATATCCACCAAGTCAGCAGGCGTTCGGCGCATTTGACGGCGGAAAAATAACCGAGCAAAAACCAATCGGCTTCCCTGGAGAAGGTTCAGCCGTACAACGTGTCGGTCCCTTATTCTACTGGTCATGGTTTCACGCTCCGAAAGAAGGATTCATTCCGGCTCATCCCCATCAGGGGTTTGAAATCCTTACCTATGTCGTACACGGAAAAGCCGAGCATAGTGATTCGCTCGGCACCAAAAGCGTAGTAGGTATAGGCGGAGTCCAGGTCATGCAGACCGGTTCTGGTGTATATCACGAGGAACGAATGATCGGCCCCGATGCAGAGGGCTTCCAGATCTGGTTCGAGCCGCATCTAAAGGAAGCATTCAAACAGTCACCTACGTATCACCAAATGGAACACGAGGATTTTCCGGCGCATTCCGAGCATGGCGTACACACCAAAACCGTCATTGGTCAAGGTTCGCCCGTGTCACTGACGACAGATGCAAAGATGTGGGATGTGCATATATCCGCAGGACAGGTGCATCGTCCCCCTCTCTCTTCAGGCTATACCTTGGCCGCCTTAACAATCAAGGGATCTGGGATCTGGTATGAAGAAGGACAGAATGCTGCACCCACTGCTTTTACAGAAAAAGACTTTACCGTCCTGCAGGCCGAATCTAATACGAAAGTGGTCGTGGCAGCGGACGCTATGCAGGATGTACGTCTTATCCTTGTCGAAGTTCCGATTGACCCAGGTTATCCACTCTATCCCGCACGCTGA
- a CDS encoding sugar phosphate nucleotidyltransferase produces MRIVLLCGGSGKRLWPLSNDIRSKIFLKLLPHENGTRESMMERICRQLDAAGLLPFTSIVTHQNQVEIMKNQVGENIPIISEPLKKGTYAAVALATAYFHSVMHIPADETICVIPADLLVDSTFFKTIASLPDILSASGSDLVLLGTTPTSASNQFGYIVPTPHSEAAYAPVHRFVEKPNTRHARRLIKQGALWNCGVFAFRQSFMLAHLQHKELPVNYEEWLPLYEHLSEQGFDYEVVEKARCAAVVPYTGMWQDLGSWEAFTNHLGTAVIGPGEITKDSVHTHIVNELSQPITVLDVSNVIVAASLDGILVASKKNASRIKQLIPGVPTRPLYEEKRWGSYHVLDYSVTDTGLETLTKKITLLPGKNISYQLHHKRSEVWTITSGSGEFILEDQCFAVKTGDVIRIPRGAKHGVKALTTLECIEVQIGTKLTEEDITRIAMSWEKALQYCTRQDPSI; encoded by the coding sequence TTGAGAATTGTATTATTGTGCGGGGGCTCTGGAAAACGTCTATGGCCGCTTTCAAATGACATTCGCTCAAAAATTTTTCTTAAATTACTGCCGCATGAGAATGGCACAAGGGAATCCATGATGGAGCGGATATGCAGACAGTTGGATGCGGCAGGTCTTCTTCCGTTCACCTCTATTGTAACGCACCAAAATCAGGTAGAAATCATGAAAAATCAGGTCGGAGAGAACATCCCTATCATTAGCGAACCCTTAAAGAAAGGAACATACGCTGCCGTCGCACTGGCCACCGCTTACTTTCATTCTGTCATGCATATACCGGCGGACGAGACCATTTGTGTAATTCCCGCCGATCTGCTTGTGGATAGCACATTCTTCAAAACAATCGCTTCCCTGCCGGATATCCTCTCTGCTTCCGGCTCTGACCTTGTCCTGCTCGGTACCACACCTACATCCGCTTCCAACCAATTTGGCTATATTGTGCCTACACCTCACAGCGAGGCTGCTTACGCGCCCGTACATCGTTTTGTCGAAAAGCCGAACACGCGACACGCTCGCCGCCTTATTAAACAAGGGGCATTGTGGAATTGCGGAGTATTTGCTTTTCGACAGTCCTTCATGCTTGCACATCTACAGCATAAAGAACTGCCCGTGAATTACGAAGAATGGTTACCGCTCTATGAACATCTGTCTGAGCAGGGATTTGACTATGAGGTCGTAGAAAAAGCACGCTGTGCGGCAGTCGTTCCTTATACTGGAATGTGGCAGGATCTTGGAAGTTGGGAAGCTTTCACAAACCATCTGGGTACAGCAGTAATCGGGCCGGGCGAAATAACAAAGGACTCGGTACATACCCATATCGTAAATGAGCTGTCACAACCGATTACAGTACTCGATGTCTCAAATGTGATTGTGGCAGCAAGCCTTGATGGTATTCTTGTAGCAAGCAAAAAAAACGCCAGCCGCATCAAGCAGCTAATTCCTGGAGTGCCAACACGCCCTCTCTATGAAGAAAAACGCTGGGGGAGCTATCATGTATTGGATTACTCTGTCACAGATACCGGTCTTGAAACATTGACCAAGAAGATTACACTGTTGCCCGGTAAGAATATAAGCTACCAACTGCATCATAAACGAAGCGAAGTGTGGACAATTACTTCCGGCTCTGGTGAATTCATCTTAGAAGATCAATGCTTCGCTGTGAAAACAGGTGATGTCATTCGCATTCCCCGTGGCGCTAAGCATGGCGTCAAAGCCCTGACAACGCTTGAGTGTATTGAAGTACAGATCGGAACAAAGCTGACGGAGGAAGACATCACACGAATCGCTATGTCTTGGGAAAAAGCTCTGCAATACTGCACAAGGCAGGACCCCTCAATCTAA
- a CDS encoding DUF6492 family protein → MLSKAKRPVMSRTKIDVLIPAIEKDIKVLPYVIDSVRKYVLHPIGSIIIVSPNSERIKALCRGKGCRFVDENTVLPITKKHIVYRTSSWDRSGWLFQQLIKLSGDSLCSQRFYLVIDADTVLIRPHTFRLNNRTIFYCRNWSRAEYFVTYRKLLGKKAARPTSFVTHYMLFEKTKVAALKREIEAKHNMSWYNAIIKNINKSKQITFSEFETYGNFHYARFRSELLIRRALNKSLPRHRTNPSDPYIKKWAHTYRSISLHARKWYIRKRKA, encoded by the coding sequence ATGTTATCTAAAGCGAAGCGACCCGTCATGAGCCGCACCAAAATCGATGTATTGATCCCTGCCATCGAAAAGGATATAAAGGTACTTCCCTATGTTATTGACAGCGTTAGAAAGTATGTGCTGCATCCGATTGGCAGCATTATTATCGTCTCTCCGAACAGCGAACGAATCAAAGCATTATGCAGAGGTAAAGGCTGTCGGTTTGTCGATGAGAATACGGTGCTTCCAATTACCAAAAAGCACATTGTGTACCGCACAAGTTCATGGGATCGTTCCGGTTGGCTGTTTCAGCAGCTCATCAAGCTTAGCGGGGATTCTCTATGCTCCCAGCGCTTCTATCTCGTTATTGACGCTGATACGGTGCTGATTCGTCCACATACATTCCGCTTAAACAATCGAACGATATTTTATTGTAGGAACTGGAGCCGTGCCGAATATTTTGTCACGTACAGAAAGCTGCTTGGAAAGAAAGCGGCACGTCCCACCTCCTTTGTCACCCATTATATGCTCTTTGAAAAAACGAAAGTAGCTGCGCTAAAGCGAGAGATTGAAGCCAAGCATAACATGAGTTGGTATAACGCGATCATCAAAAATATTAATAAGTCGAAGCAAATCACTTTCTCCGAATTCGAAACGTACGGAAATTTCCATTATGCTCGTTTTCGAAGTGAGCTGCTTATACGAAGAGCGCTGAACAAAAGCCTGCCGCGTCATCGTACCAATCCGTCTGACCCTTATATCAAAAAATGGGCCCACACATACCGTTCCATCTCCCTGCATGCACGCAAATGGTATATCAGAAAAAGAAAGGCGTAA
- a CDS encoding guanylate kinase — MMFNLKEKEYLLVFTGPDGAGRKTIAEMIFRSLHIPHVISYTTRPKKPMEVEGQDYHFVTEEQFLEAENAGAFLESVVQDGYHYGIKETDFAALFAESQGVIMVLNAEGTEKVKKLYGDKVIRFFIYADSETVVERQKQRGDSEKDIERHLAHYEEAMGYKDACEHIFENFDSSHTAFEITKLLEKYLNVQFLEE; from the coding sequence ATGATGTTTAATTTAAAAGAAAAAGAGTATCTTTTGGTATTTACGGGACCGGATGGAGCAGGTCGTAAAACAATTGCGGAGATGATCTTCCGTAGTCTGCACATTCCTCATGTCATTTCGTATACGACTCGTCCGAAGAAGCCGATGGAAGTAGAGGGGCAGGACTATCACTTTGTTACGGAAGAACAGTTTCTTGAGGCGGAGAATGCAGGTGCTTTTTTAGAAAGTGTTGTGCAGGACGGTTATCATTATGGCATCAAAGAGACTGATTTTGCTGCGTTATTTGCAGAAAGCCAAGGTGTCATAATGGTGTTGAACGCAGAAGGAACGGAAAAAGTGAAGAAGTTATACGGAGATAAAGTGATTCGTTTCTTCATCTATGCCGATAGTGAGACAGTTGTCGAAAGACAAAAGCAGCGCGGAGATTCAGAGAAAGATATTGAGCGCCATCTTGCGCATTACGAAGAAGCGATGGGATATAAAGACGCTTGTGAACATATTTTTGAGAACTTTGATTCCTCCCATACAGCTTTCGAGATTACAAAGCTGCTGGAGAAGTATTTGAATGTGCAGTTCCTTGAAGAGTAA